The genomic region GAACGGGGAGCCACCACCcaggaaagcaaataaaataaatggcatTTATTAGCAAAATAAAGGACAGAAACTCTCACTCACAAGGCCCTTCCAGGTGGCCAGGGCCACCCCACACAGCCCCCCATGCtctctgctgagctccctgcatcctgctgctgctcctgctgcggctggcagccttgggggttctgccctgggcagggtgggcagtgctgcctgACAGCAACAGCATCCCCACAGCACCAACCAGCCAGCATGCTGCTCAGCCCTCTCGGTGAAGCAGCCCAGCACTTCTGGACACAGTGCAGAAtctgtcccagctctgagaCGCAGAGTGCTCTGCCCGCCTGCAGAGAGGGACATGGGCTCAAAGTGCAGCCTCCTGGCTCAGTCCCGGCCCTCCCAGGCATCCTCCCGCTGCTTGTTCTCCAGGCGCTTCCTCTCTGCAGAGACAAGAGGTCAATGGCACACCCCTACCACCCCACCTCCCTGTGGAAGCGGCTGgagcccaccctgctgcagccccctctCACCCAGCACCCTGTGAGACAGAGCATGCAGGAGGAAGGCCCCTCCATACTGCAGCCCTTCCAGGCACCCAAAACTCACCTTGAGCCTCTTGCagcttcctcctctctgcatCTCGCTGGGCTGGTGTCTGCTTGCTCCGCACCCCCAGGGCACCAATCACCAGCCGcctggccaggacagctgatgtTTCAGGGCGCTCCTTGGCTGGCTGCAGGTACTCTGTGAAGATGGGGGACATTAGTGGGGCATTCTGCGAGGGACAGGGCAGCCGGCACAGCTGTGGAGCCATGCTGGCTGCCCCAACCCTCCCCAGTTATCAGGATGATGTTGCAGCACAAGCAGGATGGCAcaagctggcacagggagcaccaCTCACCAGCAAATGCCCTGGCTTTGGCTTTAGAGGCACGGGTGCCCTGGGACAGTGGGCGCGTCTTCACCATCAGGTGCTTGGTGCTGAGGGCATCGCGTGCTGCAGGAAGAGAGCAGCATGTCCACGTGCAGGGTCAGCCCCATGCCCAGCAtctggctgtgggagagggatgcctcctctctgcccatccccagctgaACAGGGAGCAGTACCTGTTATGGGGCTGGAGAAGATGCCCAGGGCGTGCGTATCATCCACCCACTTAATATCaaagccttttttcctgccaaagAGAGGGAAGGTCAGCGAGGCACGGGCACCTGATAGGCAGCCATGTGGAGCAGAGCCCAAGCAGGGAAccccagcaccagggacagAGAGCTGGCAGACTCACTGATAGCTGCAGAAGACACGCATCAGATCCTCGGTGCGGAAATCCGCGGGGAAGTCGTAGATCTCGATGACGTGGGGCAGCTCATCGTCGCTGATGTCTGGAGCAGCAGGTTCGGCCCGATAGTAGTTGAAGCGGGGTGACTGCTGGCTCTCCTGGTGCTTCTCAccccctgagagctgcagcagtaGGAGAGGCACTGAGCAACCCATGCCCACCTGCATCACAGCAGTTCCCAACCCGTGGCAAATTCTCCCCAGAAAGTTGTCCAGGCCCCTGCACCCCAGCCCAACAATGCAGATGGATTCATGGCTTTGAGAATTGGGAGTTACCGACCATGTACTTGCTTTTCCCATTACCAGCATCCCTTCACTTGCCACGCTCGGCAGCCAGGTCAGGGACATGGTAGGAACGGCAGGGATGAAACAGCACATGCATTTCCAAGCACACCCCTCCTTCCACAGTGATGTGATGACCTGAAATACCTTAGGGGAAGAACAAGGAGCAGGACACTAATGCCAGGAGGAAAGATTGATGTCTCCCTGCTACATGGAAGCACCAGGCTCAACAcgccctggctgcagcacatgccctggagcagcctATCAGCACCCCAGATGCCAAGATGAAAAAGACAGTGCTTCACTGAGGAGCAAGTTCTGCTGGTTAATCACCTGTACACCTagaaatttatgttttatttctcatttgaaTTTGTCTGACTTCACTTTCCAGCTGGCAGTTCTTGTTCTGCCTCTCCACTGGATTAAAGAACCCTCAGTCCCTGGTCTCCTCCCCATCACAGCACTTACTAATGTTAATCAAGTCCCTTCTCAATCTTCTTATTGATAAAATGGGTTGTGCACCTTTAGTACCTCACAGTGGGGCACTTTCTCCAGCCCTAAAAGATGATGGCTGTAGAGCTTTTCTACCATGCACATTTTACagcctttatttaaaaacacaggcagcagcctCCCGCTGCCACAGCACAAGGGTACATCCAGCCCCTatttcccacagcactgccagtgccagctggtCACCCTGCACCCTGTTCTGCCCAGTGGGCCTCTCTGCATCGCTTACTGAACCCTTGCTTTTTAAACCACACCGTGCCAGTGGCCACGGGGATTCACTGTCCTGCTTCAGCTGAGACCCCAGGGCAGGTGCAGTCCAAAAGCACTGACAGCTCCCATTCCCCCTGGAGCATGGGGCTGGCGTGATCCCAAAAAATGGGCACATAACTCAGGCAGGTTCCCACCCCGATCCCCTAAGCGATCATAGCAGAGCACACCACGACTGCAAGGTTAGAGTCCATAAATCCCAGCCAGCTCAGTCAATAAAAAGCACTCATTCCAACAATTTTATGGGGAAGACGGATTCATGGCAGGTAAGGGGGTGCTGCCATAGCGGCTGGATGCCGGCGGAGGGTAGAGCTGAGTTATGGAGCTCACGGGAcgagccagcactgccagcagagcctcctgccctgccctcaccccCGTGCAGGCAGCACACTCATCAGGCACCCTGCGCCTGCTCGGGGAAGCAAGGGAGCCACTCCCAGGCAGGATAAAGCCGTGCAGTGCTGCTTGAGGGAGCAGAGCACTCAGGTGCTCCCAGGCAGCGGGAAGATGATtagagagcaggagcacagagtgCCGGGGCAGCCCTTGACCTTCACAAATCACCAAGTGTGGCGGGGCAGGAAGGACAGGAGCCGtctggcagcagggctcagccacgCGGCAGGCATGGCTCAACAGGTCCCCCAGCACTgccggcccagcccagcactgccagctcagcccagcactgcccagcactgccagctcagcccagcactgccagcccagcactgccagcccagcactgccagctcagcccagcactgccagcccagcccagcccagcccagcactgcccagcgcacagtgtgccagcagctccccagccatgGGGCACGGCAGCCAGTGGGAGCCACAGTGCAGtcctcagccctggcaggcaTCCTAGGGAGGGTACACTggtggatggacagacagatgACAGCAAAAAAGAAGCCTGTCCATCACATCTCGCTGCTCTCTGAAGACACACCCCTGCCAGAGCAGGTCAGAGGGgtctgtggctgctggctgaCACCACAGTCCTGGGCACGCACGCATCGCGGCCCCTGCCATGCCGCACCACCTGATGGAGAGTCCACAGAGCCCGCAAGGAAACGGTCACAGTGCTTAATTACTCTGTGTTCAAACTGATTTCTACTCTGAATTTGTCTGGTTTCAGCTGCCAGCCAGTGGTGCTCACTAcggtgtttttttcctgctagaTTAAAGAGCCATCCGCTATCAGAAATCTCTCCTCTGCACAGAACGTCATAAATCTTGCTCTCTGCCAGCTATCTGCATTGCATAAGGATTCGGTTTCGAGGAAGATGTTActaattttcttgttctttatgTTAATTAACAACAGCTCCCTCTTCCCAAGAGCCTGTGCCCTCCCCAAGCAGCTACATCCACCTGCTGGGAGCTCAGAGGGCTCAGGAAGCACGAGGCGCCATGTAGGAATCTGCAGGGGACAAAGATGGCAACTTTTGATAAATCCCTATTTCAGGTTCTTTTTCACCCATTTTGGGAAGCTCCCTGGAAAGCTCAAACTTGTCTCAGAGCTTGTGCATAGGGGAGCCAATACAGACACTCCTTGGAGTGAGAACCTGTACTGCACAGCAAGGCGTGGCTCACAGCATCCTATGGCTGCACCACAGGGTGCAGGGATCCTCCCTGACCTTCCTCCCCCGAGGACAAAGCCATGCCCGTGGCATCAGCCCACAGAAAGCCAATGCCACCTGCACCAGGGgtctcagagcagcagtgctgtcctCCTCTCACCAGCACTCACCACAATCTCCAGTCTGGAGGGTGAGGGACAGTGGCTCAGGGGAGCACAGCCACGCAAGGGTGGGAATATCCCATGCCCTTCCACATCCCCCAAATGCAAGCCCTCTGTGTCCCACCATCTCAGCACCGTGCCGTGCTCCAAGAGGACACATCAGCCCAGGCAAGGCCTTACTGACAAGGCAGGATCTGTGCCCCTCAGTAAGGTGCTCTTGAGTTAATCTGATCCCTTCATAGATGCTGTTATCAAGGCACCACCCATCACCTCATATCCTGCTTCCAACCAGGTAGGCAGACGCTGGATGTAACAATATTAATGTTGTTTGTTCTTCAGGAAAATTACCAGTTTGACGCTACTGATTTAAAATGCAATGAGGGATAtccagccttgctgcaggaaCTGAGCTTTCCTTGTGAATGGCAGCAAAATGGTGTGggtcctggcactgccagccaaCTGTAGTAAATTCAGCAGCATGTGTGCAGGAGGGAATGGCAATGAGCCACAGCTGATTAAGAAGCCATAGTTTCGAGGAAACATCCCATTGCTGTTTCAATGGGATCCCATACATCTCGGCCTGTTTCTTTATCACCAGCCCTGGTTTCATGAGGGTGCAGTTGCAGTTTACAGCACTTCAGCAGGTTTTACTGGGCACACTTTATGTACTACAGAGGGGCGATCAccccagccttccccagctATGCTGGATGGGATAGACAGATGGGGAAGATGGAGATCCCAGGTGTGTTGGGAGCACAGGGGAAGGCTGGCTCTaagagcaggcagcacagccagctgggctggccaTGCCCTGGGTGCAGCCCACCCATCCCATGCACTCACCCCAGAGAACACAGGAACACATCCCCCACATCCCAGCGGGCACCAGCCACCGACCCTGCCAATCCCCACAAACACTGGCTTGCAGGAAGTACCTCCTCCAGCAGGCGTGGGTCCAGGCAGTCCCCATCATCGTTGaacagcacatcccagctctcctcagcaCCTGGGCTGGTCTGGCTCAGGGTTTCAGCACTGGTACTGGTCTGTCCTTCCGTaggggagctgctgtggagacctctctcttctttctcagcCTCCTGGTGCTTCTGCAGCGAGCCCACATCCTCATCCGGCTTTGTCAGCTCCTTGGCCCAGGATGCAGGTGAGATCCCCTCCATgccatggcacagctgctctATGGGCACTGGGGGCTCACAGCTTTCCAGAGGTGCTCCCTCCCACGGGCTGCTCTCAGATCCAGCACTGCTATCTGTGCAGGCAGAAGTGCTGCCTGCTTCCACTACAGCAGGCACCAGGTCACTCTCCCCCCTGGgagccccagcaccagcagtgctcTCCTCcatggcaggcaggagctgggatgggctgccCGTGCCCTGCTGTGGAGTGCTCCCCCCTGGGAGCCCTGGAACATCGCCCATGCTGCCCCCCAGGAACACAGGTTCACAGCTGGCTCCTGGTGCATACAAGGTGCTCTCCCCAGgaacctcagctctgcctccccacatctcctcttcctctggcaCCCCAGTGGCATAACCCTCACTCTGCTCCGCCAGGAGAGAcacctctcctcctcccaggcTTTCGGACCCACTGTCTCCCCCACCAACTGGGGCACCCTGCTATGGCTGCCCACCCCTGCTGACTGCAGGACAGCCTCTCCCAGGCTTTGGGAGAGGTCCTCAGTCGGATCTAGGGTGCTGTCCCCCAAGTGCTCCAACATGCCACTCAGGCCTGTCTGACAAACCAGTGTTGGGCTAGCAGCAGGTGTTGGGCTGGTGGGATCCTCCCCAGGCTCAGGGGTAGCCTTCACAGTCCCAGCCTGGGCATTCTGTGTGGATGGAGGGTCAGGCTCAGTCCTTATCACCCTGTGGTTGTGGCTGAGCTCTCCAGGTTCTTTGTGAGACGCTttgtcctgcctgtcccagtgctgagCAACAGCTGGATCTGGGCATGGCTCACACACGCTGGGCGATGCCTCCAGGCTTTCCAGTGCAATAGGGCAGCTGCCTCTCGTCCTatggctgtgcctggcagaggCTGTCCGCAGCTCCTTTGGGCCGGCACCCACCTTGTTCTCCCTCCTtgcccctctgcctgcctgtgctctggctCGGGGGCTTGGCCCCTGCCCCTCACCCCCGGCCCAGGCTGGGTCCTGCAGCAGACGGTGGTTCTCGGGCTCGCGGCGGTGCCCAGCCCCCCGAGTGTCCCCTGCCGCTCGTGCCTCTCTCTCCCGCCGCGCTTTGGGCACGTAGAGGGCCATGTCGGGCTTCCTGCGGCGCGCCCGGCCGCCCTCGGCCTCCTGCTGCATGGTGCCACCGTGCCTGCCAAGAGAGAACAGCGTCACTGTCCTGCCcactgcccagcagccccacggCTGAGAGCACggtgggcagccctgcccaggtcaCTCACTCGGGGTCCCAGCACCGACCCTGCTCCTTCCGCAACTGGCACACAGTGATGGATTGTGCAGCCCCCACACGGCCCCACAGCAGCGTATCTGCAGACAGGGTTTGGGGCCCAGAGCACCTCACAGCTCTACAGCCTTTGGTGGGGCACACCCAGCTTGGGGGAAGCAGGGAAATCCTGACAGAACCACTGGGGCGCCTGGCAGCTGCTACCTGGGACCCTCGAGCCCAAGGGACCAGTGTCTGCAGCTGAAGCAGAACACTGAGACCATGCACTACTCAGCCAtcaaaaaccacagagaagCCTGAGGCAGCCACAGAACAACACAAAGCAAACCCCAGCGCAGGGATACCCTGGCGCAGGACCATGGCATGatgcagccctgctcacctgctgccccGTCCcaacagagatttatttttcatcatctttgGCAGAAGCAGGCACACCACAAGCGGCCAGGCCCCCCTGCCCCTATAAATATGCATCAGACAGGGTTTATGGAGACGGATGGTGCGGGGGGCTGCACTGTGGTTGAGGGGAAGgcagagtggggctgggctggggcccCATGATTAATCACTGCCCACTCCGTTTAGGGGGATTCATCACAGGCCGCTGTCAGGTAAATCACTGGAAAAACACCTCTTCAGTAATTAATGTGAAGTGACGGATGGACAGCCCCTGGGCCCATTAATCTGGACCATCAGCGCCGACCGAGATTATGAATGTCAGGATGCATAAACTGCCGGCAGATCAATAGGGCCAGGAACCCATCCAAGGCTCTCATTTCCGAGGCACCTCCGGTACATTAGGCTCCCCTGCACACAGCCCCTGACCGAGGCGCGAACGCTCCCCGTGGCCCCTCACcaacagcagcagtggtgcCAGCAAGGCGAGGGGAGGCCAACCTCTGGCTGGAAagtggctggggctgcccatgCCACACAGCATCACCCCCTCTGTGATGGATGGACAGACCCTTGCCTTGGCATGATGGATAGTCTCATGGCTCTCTGGAAACCACTGGAAAAGCCCAGCAGGGCAGTACCCCTAGCATGACCGCgctgcctgtgcctgcaccTCATGCTGCAAAGGTGGGCAGGAACAGGAGGTGCAGGCACGGATGCTGTGGTGATGCTGAGCaccatcccagggctgccccaaccatttttctgtctctgtagCTCTTGTcattttccccccctctttgATACACTAATTTTGCTGGCAGAACAATCCCCTTTATCTTTATCGACCGCAAGAAAGGAATGTATCCTACAAACCTTCCAAGGACTGGATTAGTCATTTTTCAACACTGAGGCATTATACATTTTCTCACCGAGTGGCAGCCCAAGTGCCAGAGGGGAGGGGGCACTGGAAGCCCCCCTGGCACCACCATTTCCATCCACAGATAGCTTCCAACTGCACTGAAGCATGTTCTGCTGAAGGACTCTTCCCAGCCAAGCCCAAGAGTCCCAGGCCATGGCTCACTGCTGAATGTCTTGTGGGGGTCAGTGATCTCCCCAGGCTCTCCTTCCTGACAATTTCCAGCACGGGGAGCAACCAGAAGCAGCATTGCTCCATGCAGATCCCATGTCACCTCCAAGAGCCTTTGCACATAGGATTTATGGGCTCCTCAAAAACCTGCCATTCACCTTGCCTCACCCTCCAAAGCAGATGGTGCAGCATTAGCCAGAcggctggtgctgggagcatcctctccctgcacagctttgcctctgcctgccacacactgctggggaagagcttcttcctgcagcctgggaagaAGCACAGCAGGGTGGTAGATGACCCACActggcagggatgctgcagcgctttgttttttccccacagggcagcacagcccctgcccccagCCTATCAAACACTTCATCAATGCCACAGCCACGGGTCAGCACCAACTAATTTCATGCTCTGGGAGGCAGAGCAACGGCCCTGGCTTTGGGTCTCATTCACACTACACTAGGCAGGGCAACCCTACCCCTTCCAGAGTCTGGGACCAGGCTTGCCCCACAAAGACAGGCAGCAATGAGCAGTGCATCCCCAAAAAGGCCTACGCTGCCCCAGATGCTGTCTTGTTTCATGGACCTGCCTAGCAAAACAATTCAGTGCTCTGACACCAAGCAGGAAAGGCCATGGCACCATGGCAAAAGTGGTGATGGGAGCGCTGCCCAGCTGTCTGCCACGTAAAgcccaccagcccagcacaaCATAGCCCAGCACGGCCAGGAGGGTGCTGGATCATCAGCCAGgaggcagccagagctcccTGAAGGCACAGGCTCCTCTTGCACTGCTCCCAAGAACACAACACCCTGCTCATGGGGAGCCTGTGCTCACGGTATGCACTGGTGAGGTCTCAGCGAGCTGCCCGCTCAGGTGCCAGCCTGTGCTTCTCCTCGAGCAAAcatctgcagcacacagggcagcgtcctctccctgtcctgtcGAGGGAAGGACCCCACAAACAAGAGCAAGCCAGCCACAGCCCTGGTCAGGGaacctgggagcaggcagggatgctgggctgtGGTGCTCATGTGGAAcatggcagctcctggagaagtCCCAGTGCCACACAGCACCCTCTCAGcaggctgctgcatttcctggcaggcagctgtATTTTTAGCCTTCGAGGTTTCTAATTCCACTCAATCCATATTCCCATCGATAGAGCAGATAACCTTAAAGCCTTGGCAGTGAACAGGGATGGCAACACTGGGGGACCAGGAGCCTTGGGGGACCTCACGCAGCCTTGGCGTGCAGCTCGCACACAACAATGTCACTCTTTACAGCCTGCAGCAGATTGGGCtctttgaaggggaaaaaaataactacAATAACAAGATTAATAAAAAGGCAGGTACAAGGAGATTCTAAACAGCTCCACTGGGGAACCTGCCACTTGCAGGACTCATCCCATGCCAGGCACGTGCCATGGCACACTTACCAACTGCACAaaagcagcccctggcagcccgGGCAAGGACTGTCAGAGGTTTTGGCTGCCCTGCacctctcctgctctcagcagagctccagcccaggcCACCTGGCTCAACAGTGGGCAACAGGGCCAGGAAAGGACCTGGATACCTGGTGGAGGCAGAGCAAAGGCATGAACACAGCCACTGGTACAAGGCAAAGCAAAGCACTCAAGGAGCAAAGAGCTGCATCTGGGGGCTTTAAGGCGTCCTGtcccctgctgccaggagaaagAGCTCTCCAGCAGCCACACAACACTGGCTGTGTGAGGAGGTGGCAAAAGCATCAAAAGGCACTGAGAGAGATTTCAATCGTGCCTTTCACTTACAATACTCTTAGGAGACACCTGGAATAGATGCTCTTAGGAGATACCTGGAACAAGAGAAGGGGAACATTCCCAACAGGAAGATGATTTGAAAGTCAATAGTGTCCCCTCACAGCTGCAGGGGGGCACGGGAGAGAGAAGGGACAACAAACCAGCAGAAGGAGTTAACAGCCAGAATGCTAAGGGGAATACAAAGGACTTCACAAATATAACCAGGCAGAATCAGCACAAAAGTGAAAAGGTCTATTAATAAacaaggagggagagaaaattaatgatgtctcaaaaataaagatgactcaaaagggaaaaatcactgtttttaaacagaaaaatgcaaatgaggCAGAGGCCTTGCaaaaacagctgcagcaaaagcaaaaacagCATGTCCACACAGACACAGTCACCTGGCCATCCTGGCCAGTGCAGAGATGAACCTATTAACCTGCTGACACACAGTGCCAAGGAGAAACCAGGGCCCGAGCAATGGGTACAGCAAACAAGGCACTGATTTTCTCTGCAAGAAAGGACAACACAACCAGAGCTGAGAACAGGAAAAACCCTGTTCCTATCCCCAGTGCAGAACAAAACTGGCAGTTAAAGGAGCCAGCATACCTGCACAATGAAGGATGGACACTGGCTTGCCCAGGGTTATTTTAGAAGAATCACTGGGCAAAGTTTTTTGATGAAGCAAGCAAGAGCCAACTTAGCTGAACTTCAGGGTCTCGTTTTACAGCATCTCTCAAACTTTTACTTGAATAATGAATTGTCATTAGATGATACTGAGCAGTGAGCTGTTGTAAACACCATACAGAGAAGACACCGTTGAAAGGATCCAAGAAATGTaagcaggaaagaaagcaagacCTAGCCTGGGGAAATGGAGCTAAAATAACCCAAAGTAGCTACCCAGGGAGCAAGAGCAGCCTGAAAAGCAAGGGCCCAGAGCCCTACAGTGCACTTACACCAGGAAGCAAGTGACTGGGATCACCACCCTAAAATGTGCAAGAGGCGAATCTGGTCACCAGCATCGTGCCATGGgccacagcaggcagcacagcagcacagggaaccTCGCAGGTGGTGTGAAGGATACACGAGGATGCCAGGGGCCTGCAGGCAGCCATGAAAGGCAGTGTCCAGCACGTGTGGGCAGCAGACACCTGTTTTACAAGGCATGGCAGAGTGGCGCACCGAGCACCCAGGAACCCGCGTAGCTCCCCTGCACTCAAGGCCTGACACATGGCCCTGTGACTGTACGGGGAGAGTTATGGGGCGGGCAGCGTGCCCTTCTCCGGGCATCGCGGGGACTGCCCGCCGGCCGACTGGGGACAACGGGCTTCACGTGGGGATCAGCGCTTGGACAGGgcgaggggagcagggctggggacagggaagggacaggggaTAAGGATCATGGCTGGGACACCAGGGTGAGGGAGAGTGGGGCAACGCCGGGAGCAGGCAGGGTGCGCACCCCGGGCCGCTGTGCCCCGGTACCGAGCGCCCCGCCgtgccgggctgtgccgggccgggccgggccgtgccgccCGCCAGGCCGCCGCCGTTACCCGTGGCCGCGCCGGGTCCCCCGTCGCtccgcgccgcgccgccgctTCCGCCGCGCCGAGCCCGCCCCGCCGTGGGGAGCGCCGGGACCTGTAGTGCCGGACCGGcagcgcggccccgcgcccgccccgccccgccccggccgccgctCTCCCCGCGGCCCTGGGCACTCGGGCCGGTACCGCCGCTCCTCCCCGCGGCCCTGGGCACTCGGGCCGGTACCGCCGCTCGTCCCCGCGGCCCTGGGCACTCGGGCCGGTACCGCCGCCGCTCCTCCCCGCGGCCCTGGGCACTCGGGCCGGTACCGCCGCCGGGGCGCACCGTGATCTGCTCGGCAGCGCGGGCGGCCACAGTGCCGCGGCGGGCCGTCCTGCCCCGGCAGCGGCCGGCAGCCGCAGGAAGGAGGCTCCGTGGCTGAGATGGTGGTGgacacagggagaggggaccCCGCTCCCGCCCACGGGAGCCGTCGGTGTCCCGTCACCGTTCAGTGTCACACAGCGGGCGGGAGCCGTGGTGCTCGCTGTGAGCGGGCGGGCAGACGTGGGGACACCGCGCTAGGAAGGCTTCGGGCCAGCCGGTGCGGCCGCCCTGGTTAGTTTGGCCGATGGGCAGCGGGTCTCTGCTCATCCCCCGCTCCAGGACCTCCTTCCTACCGAGCCGAAGCTCTCCGATGCGGTTTCCAACCGGCTGTTTGCCAGCCAGCTCCATGGGGTGGGTACCGGAGGTGACCCGGGCAGAGGAATGTCCCGTGGCGTGCACGCTGCTGCCCGTGCCGGGACCGGCAGCCGGGAGCCGGAGCGGCTTCTGCAGCTCCCCCTGGACTGAAGCTGCCGAGGGACAGGGGACCGGTCACGGGCCACCCTGGCATGGTGCCACTGAGGCATCGCACGCGGCATCCCTGAATGGGGCTGTGCCAAGCACCTTATCCCTCCTTAGGTGCAGTTACAAGGCTGGGACCGCTGATGCCTGAGGTCTGGGATACCCTGAAGTACTCGGACCTTCCTGAGTGCCCAGTGTGGGTCCCAGTACAGCCCCAGGAGTTCAGACTAGGATAGGGCCAGTCATCCCACCTCAGAGGGGTGCCCCTGCTCAGGACAAGGAAAGCTCACAGGTCAGGCAGGGCCACGCAGcatcccctgggagcagcccctctcccagcctcatGTGGCACACAGGGGACCATGTTCCCTCTCACAGGTAATCGATGGCAGCAGATCCTGATCgctttcattattattattttcttatgcATGTGCGCACAGGAGATTTATCGCTAGCTATGGAGGCAAAATCAATTATTCATGTTATAAATTAGAAAATGATTTATGTTTGTGGGAGGCCAAGCAGCGTGGAGCCCCTGGCCGCGTGGGAGCTGGGTTTGTCTGGGAATGGCACCAgacagcccctgccagcactTACCTGGTTTCTCCATCCCTTCTGTTCCTTGGGTGCCCTACCCAGGGATGCCCCCATCCTGTCACAGGGTGACCCAAGGATGGTGACTGGCAGGCAGCATCCAGCCTCTCCCACTCTCTAAATCCAGGTGTGAGAGCATGAGGAAGGTTGGGAACTACCATGGCCCGGTCACCCTGGCCAGTGCAACAGAATGATGCTCCACAGCAGTTTCCATGGCAGCAGTAAAACAGTCCAAGCACTGCAAGGTGTGGGCTGCAGAAGGACCCCCTTCTTTTTGTCCACTAGAAACATAATCTCGTATCCTCTCCAGCCTCAACCGCTGTGTCTGTGCTCCCGCTTCCCTCAAAGGACACGGTGGTACCCTTTAGATTGCCACCCATGGGGACAGAGACCCACTGCGCTGCTAACACCCAGGAAAAGGGCAAATGGGCCAGGGCATCCCACCTGAACTGGTCCCTGAGGTACCCCAGAATAGTACTGTAGGGTTTGGCTTAACTATGGCTCAGCTTCTCCTGGGCTAGAGTGGTTTGAGGGGTCCTGAGAGTCTTCCCAGGCATGGAGATCCCACTCCCTAAAGGCTGACTTAAGTTCTGTGTaaggcagggtggcactgggctcccactgctcccagtttTGGGACAGGGGGTCACCtgttgctgcctgctctgcccccagcctggccatgctGGTGAGAGCTGCAGTATCCTATCAGTGGTCCCAGCACCTCAGTCCAAAACCCACTGCCCATGCCGTGTACCCAGCAGAGTGAATGCCGGGAGCCAGGCAGCCGCTCTGTGCTGATAGCTGGGATTGTTCTTGCTTCTGAAGAGTCTTGATCTAAAGCTGCCATGTCTGTGCCtcccaggggacagcacagcaagccgggagctgctgcctggctctccTTGTCTGTTTATCTGCAGCTGCATCAGCTGGGGCCATGGGGAG from Camarhynchus parvulus chromosome 6, STF_HiC, whole genome shotgun sequence harbors:
- the R3HCC1L gene encoding LOW QUALITY PROTEIN: coiled-coil domain-containing protein R3HCC1L (The sequence of the model RefSeq protein was modified relative to this genomic sequence to represent the inferred CDS: deleted 2 bases in 1 codon); this translates as MQQEAEGGRARRRKPDMALYVPKARREREARAAGDTRGAGHRREPENHRLLQDPAWAGGEGQGPSPRARAQAGRGARRENKVGAGPKELRTASARHSHRTRGSCPIALESLEASPSVCEPCPDPAVAQHWDRQDKASHKEPGELSHNHRVIRTEPDPPSTQNAQAGTVKATPEPGEDPTSPTPAASPTLVCQTGLSGMLEHLGDSTLDPTEDLSQSLGEAVLQSAGVGSHSRVPQLVGETVGPKAWEEERCLSWRSRVRVMPLGCQRKRRCGEAELRFLGSTLYAPGASCEPVFLGGSMGDVPGLPGGSTPQQGTGSPSQLLPAMEESTAGAGAPRGESDLVPAVVEAGSTSACTDSSAGSESSPWEGAPLESCEPPVPIEQLCHGMEGISPASWAKELTKPDEDVGSLQKHQEAEKEERGLHSSSPTEGQTSTSAETLSQTSPGAEESWDVLFNDDGDCLDPRLLEELSGGEKHQESQQSPRFNYYRAEPAAPDISDDELPHVIEIYDFPADFRTEDLMRVFCSYQKKGFDIKWVDDTHALGIFSSPITARDALSTKHLMVKTRPLSQGTRASKAKARAFAEYLQPAKERPETSAVLARRLVIGALGVRSKQTPAQRDAERRKLQEAQERKRLENKQREDAWEGRD